From Flavipsychrobacter sp., a single genomic window includes:
- a CDS encoding BamA/TamA family outer membrane protein codes for MKFWQHLILFLSFSPFCAIAQNTLNEYEDVAARIIIVGDGGVLKNGVHPVAQAISSYVGENSKNTTVLFLGDNIYQQGLPDEEENDHVEKKNVLLQQLQPFVDKKVSVYVIPGNHDWANGREIGWSNVIGQSRLVNTLSDNIKFLPQGGCPGPIEIGMGNDVVLVLMDTQWWLHENDKPDETSDCDCKTEAELVTQLKDIAFRNSNKKMLFAAHHPFKTYGIHGGYYTLKQHLFPVSDIVPNAYVPLPVLGSIYPIARGSFGNIQDVMHPVYKDMIKTIEAAMEDVVDLTYVAGHEHNLQLIKKGDRHYVVSGSGSKSTRVKMGKGSLFAASKIGFAEIVYTNSGKQIITFYEVDEKATKKTLFSYSVDKKHVKKQQEKIVAQEVKKLEDSVLVAIAPEYDEVSNTHRFLFGEHYRKLWATPVKLKVFDLKEEQGGLSILKRGGGQQTKSLRLEDSLGKQWVLRTVQKDPEKALPSNLRGTIAKSIVQDQISAANPYAPLVVPILANAINLPHANPQIMYVPNDPSLGIYKDDFSNTVCLFEEREPVDGKTYSTFKVLDKLEEDNDNLIDGYAVLKARMFDLLIGDWDRHEDQWRWQKTKSGKKNIYSPIPRDRDQVFFISTGIIPYVAGRSWVMPKFQGFDEQIKNVNGFMFNARHFDRRFLNELNQEDWKSVIKDIQLNISDSIIVEAVRQLPDTIYKQVGALIIHNLKSRRDVLLQEGLKYYRFLSKSIEVPVSDKKEVINITYQPNGNLNLLVQKKEKKNRIGDTIYYRTIDRQVTKEIRVFGRGGKDIFNLQGNEKSKIKVRLIGGGKDDEFKIGKYVDNKRSIYIYDRSDKGNYFPDKKQARLNLSSNNDINNYNGRTFKYNKLMPLVAGGYNLDDGLLIGGGAMYTKHGFRKDPYSSKHSIVLGGAFATGAGFLKYKGHMVDVIGSLDLDVQVNVRAPNNTANFFGIGNETDFLKISEDKIRYYRTRYHLSDIEGMFKYSFGKYANFFGGVTGQYYKLADAEDNIGRFIISYAASNPNEDVAKEKLFAGVKTGFDIDTRNSKIIPVRGMRWKTTITGVQQMGGQSRSFARLESEMSLLVSFSRSPKVVFANRFGLSTTLGDPYFFQINYIGGQGSLQGYRNNRFAGYATLYNNFEIRIKLFDFNSYLFPGRFGVIGFNDVGRVWARNDISDKWHVGYGGGLFVIPAQTIVLSGVLGFSEEGPLPYVSLGFRF; via the coding sequence ATGAAATTTTGGCAACACTTAATATTGTTCTTATCGTTCTCCCCATTTTGTGCCATTGCACAAAACACTTTAAACGAATATGAAGATGTTGCTGCTAGAATCATAATTGTTGGAGATGGTGGTGTTTTGAAAAATGGAGTACATCCTGTTGCGCAAGCAATAAGTAGCTATGTAGGTGAAAATTCTAAGAATACAACAGTCTTGTTTTTAGGTGATAATATTTATCAGCAAGGCTTGCCTGATGAGGAGGAGAATGATCATGTTGAAAAAAAGAATGTACTGCTACAACAACTACAACCCTTTGTTGATAAGAAAGTTTCAGTATATGTAATACCTGGTAATCATGATTGGGCAAATGGCAGAGAGATTGGCTGGAGTAATGTAATTGGGCAGTCAAGATTGGTAAATACATTGTCTGATAATATTAAGTTCTTACCTCAGGGTGGTTGTCCTGGTCCCATCGAGATAGGTATGGGTAATGATGTAGTTCTTGTATTGATGGATACACAATGGTGGCTACACGAGAATGATAAACCAGATGAAACCAGTGATTGTGATTGTAAAACAGAAGCAGAGTTGGTAACCCAGCTAAAAGATATTGCCTTTAGAAATTCGAATAAAAAGATGTTGTTTGCTGCCCATCACCCATTTAAAACTTATGGTATACATGGTGGTTATTACACGTTAAAACAACATCTCTTCCCTGTATCGGATATTGTGCCAAATGCATATGTTCCATTGCCTGTATTAGGCTCAATTTATCCTATAGCGCGTGGTAGCTTTGGTAATATACAAGATGTTATGCATCCTGTATACAAAGACATGATCAAAACTATTGAAGCTGCCATGGAAGATGTGGTTGATTTAACTTATGTAGCTGGTCATGAGCATAATTTACAGTTGATAAAAAAAGGAGACAGGCATTACGTTGTTAGTGGTTCTGGGTCTAAATCTACAAGAGTGAAAATGGGTAAGGGGTCTTTGTTTGCAGCTAGTAAAATAGGTTTTGCTGAAATAGTATACACAAACTCAGGTAAGCAAATAATAACCTTTTACGAAGTAGATGAAAAGGCTACTAAAAAAACGTTGTTTTCATATTCCGTTGATAAGAAACATGTAAAAAAACAGCAAGAGAAAATAGTAGCTCAAGAAGTAAAAAAGCTAGAAGATAGTGTTCTTGTTGCTATTGCCCCTGAGTATGATGAAGTGAGTAATACTCATAGATTCTTGTTTGGTGAACACTATAGAAAGTTATGGGCAACTCCAGTTAAATTGAAGGTGTTTGATCTTAAAGAGGAACAAGGAGGATTGAGTATACTAAAAAGAGGTGGAGGGCAGCAAACAAAATCTTTAAGGCTAGAAGATAGTTTGGGCAAACAATGGGTATTAAGAACGGTACAGAAGGATCCTGAAAAAGCCTTGCCGTCAAATTTGAGAGGCACAATAGCAAAGTCAATAGTTCAAGACCAAATATCGGCAGCAAACCCATATGCTCCATTGGTAGTCCCCATATTAGCCAATGCTATAAACCTGCCTCATGCCAACCCTCAAATAATGTATGTGCCTAATGACCCTTCATTGGGGATATATAAAGATGATTTCTCAAATACAGTATGCTTGTTTGAGGAGCGAGAACCGGTTGATGGGAAAACGTACAGCACGTTCAAAGTGCTGGATAAGTTGGAAGAAGACAATGATAATTTGATAGATGGGTATGCGGTATTAAAAGCTAGAATGTTTGATCTGTTAATAGGAGATTGGGATAGGCATGAAGATCAGTGGCGATGGCAGAAGACTAAATCAGGCAAGAAAAATATATACTCACCAATACCTAGAGACAGAGATCAGGTGTTTTTTATAAGTACTGGTATTATACCTTACGTTGCAGGTCGTAGTTGGGTTATGCCAAAGTTTCAAGGTTTTGATGAGCAAATTAAGAATGTAAATGGTTTCATGTTCAATGCTCGCCATTTTGATAGAAGGTTTTTAAATGAATTAAACCAAGAGGATTGGAAAAGCGTAATAAAAGATATTCAATTAAATATATCTGATAGTATAATAGTAGAGGCAGTAAGGCAACTTCCTGATACAATATATAAACAAGTTGGTGCGCTGATCATACATAACCTTAAGTCTAGGCGAGATGTTTTATTGCAAGAGGGGCTGAAGTATTACAGGTTTTTATCGAAATCTATAGAAGTGCCTGTTTCAGATAAAAAAGAGGTTATAAATATCACATATCAGCCGAATGGGAATTTGAATTTACTTGTACAAAAGAAGGAGAAAAAAAATAGAATAGGTGATACTATTTACTATAGAACAATTGATAGGCAAGTAACAAAAGAGATAAGGGTTTTTGGTAGAGGTGGTAAGGATATATTTAATCTGCAAGGGAATGAAAAGTCTAAGATAAAAGTAAGACTGATAGGTGGTGGCAAGGATGATGAGTTTAAGATTGGTAAATATGTAGATAATAAGAGGAGCATATACATATATGACCGGTCTGACAAAGGGAATTATTTTCCAGATAAAAAGCAGGCAAGACTAAATTTGTCAAGCAATAACGATATTAATAACTATAACGGTAGAACATTTAAGTATAATAAGTTAATGCCACTAGTTGCGGGGGGGTATAATTTGGACGATGGCTTACTCATTGGTGGTGGTGCTATGTATACCAAGCATGGTTTTAGGAAAGACCCCTATTCTTCAAAACATAGTATTGTGCTCGGAGGTGCTTTTGCCACAGGAGCTGGTTTTTTGAAATATAAAGGGCATATGGTAGATGTTATAGGGAGTTTGGATCTTGATGTTCAAGTAAATGTAAGGGCTCCTAATAATACAGCAAATTTTTTCGGTATAGGTAATGAAACCGATTTCTTAAAAATTAGTGAAGATAAAATAAGGTACTATAGAACCCGTTATCACTTAAGTGATATTGAAGGTATGTTTAAATATTCGTTTGGAAAGTATGCAAACTTTTTTGGAGGTGTTACGGGCCAGTACTACAAACTTGCTGATGCAGAGGATAATATAGGTCGTTTTATTATTAGCTATGCAGCTTCAAATCCAAATGAAGACGTGGCAAAAGAAAAACTTTTTGCTGGAGTAAAGACAGGATTTGATATAGATACAAGAAATAGTAAAATAATACCGGTAAGAGGTATGCGTTGGAAAACAACCATAACAGGTGTTCAGCAAATGGGAGGGCAAAGTAGAAGTTTTGCCCGTTTAGAAAGCGAGATGAGTCTATTGGTAAGTTTTAGTAGGAGTCCTAAGGTTGTTTTTGCTAATAGGTTTGGTCTGAGTACTACTTTAGGAGATCCGTATTTTTTTCAGATTAATTATATAGGTGGGCAAGGAAGCCTTCAAGGTTATCGTAATAATAGATTTGCTGGATATGCTACTTTGTACAATAATTTTGAAATAAGGATTAAACTCTTCGATTTTAATTCATATTTATTTCCTGGAAGATTTGGTGTTATAGGATTTAATGATGTAGGAAGGGTATGGGCAAGAAATGATATTTCTGATAAATGGCATGTTGGGTATGGAGGCGGCTTGTTTGTAATCCCCGCACAAACTATTGTTTTAAGTGGTGTGCTAGGGTTTTCGGAGGAAGGTCCGTTACCTTATGTGTCCCTAGGGTTTAGGTTTTAA
- a CDS encoding T9SS type A sorting domain-containing protein translates to MKHFNFLRQALLPLLVMLAVVIPAAAQPLNGTYTVYGASPNYTSLSAAISDLNSKGVSGPVTIKVRPGTHTMSGLTINNITGASATNRVTIESENGSHSTTVIRNTSTSSSSTQNFVFRFNGAKYVTVKNLGLEKTSSSYGRCVVFEGASQYDIVDGCRLYGSTSRSSSTSRSRVYANSVSQASNNIITNCKIEYGAHAIYWRGSSSSSSGTSDNNEFSNNECIQNGYYGIYTYYTDGTKVLNNTINNTLSSYFYAVYMGYAYGTTQVNNNKGSLTGKTSSVYPIYMYYCEGNSTTNVMVENNEFTGSTSSSVYPSYNYYCKYLTYKGNKIDLYSSGFYSYGYIYSSYYGNDNTIENNDIKSNVNYYTWGYLNYRSKGTKMNYNKFDLKTRSYYTYAYSVYYSDDAEAKGNEMKLDGYRGCYNYFPYGCSNYVVDGNTIDAYSQLGSCYAAYAYSYGTNNGVFANNILKAESKSTSSWNSIYGAYLYYAKNVNIYNNAVWVKGNGRPYALYIGYATNTNVHNNTFHVESTSSNGYAAYIYNYGSQYSTDFKNNVFSKSSNNGFAVYSRFDDNVTMDYNLYAKASGGLITFANKGGYSSIQALRNATNHGDNSLTYVPAFMNQSTGDLRPDPSAPASWALNGRGVQVAGNNKDITGAARAETTVQGVPDLGAYEFTPTATPPNCTAIPAAATAGSTQTFLFGQDTVATIAWATGSTVPSTIDMKQYTGTNPPGITSINPTQMFYYVDAGFGTGTHDYNLNLYYKDPAMGTIASEAALRLAEKVGTNAWSPYSPAVSNSNTIRNYISTPNLTKSGLWTGIDVSDNASADVIIDPVSPFCPGTYNVKLRVKNSGNNKINSLKVTWQENGVTKGTINYNNTIDINGSANGNEAIIPLGNVTFANSTVNLKAWTHAPNNKVDPVPGDDTLTAEMHAALAGNYTIGGTTPNYPVVSDAITDLNKYGICGNVNFDIRPGTYAGQLVLGKVNGTGSNARITFQAENGDNSSVTVTASPTNFNDAYIWKLDDAEYVTIKNITVTTSSSSYGRLIEFTGAPKHDSITNCRLICTSNTTFYHSVIYANNVKGKDITIHNNVMEKGYYSIYFYGNSGSYTDGLDIIGNDISESGYMGMYIPYSASNTKVNYNKLYNPTTNAYYGVYWYMYGMPAGVREFIGNNISGTFRGYGVYSYYNDGTASNHLKVMNNTVAVHNPSNSSNYAVLFSYNKYMDVINNSFYMNSTNSNSYAAYFYHSSSTYRDITVRNNVFVGKGSSKSIYFYRVSSTQTYDYNNFYTENGNTLLVYNGSARNSLAAYRSASGQGDHSLTYEPGFMGNTDLRPDPANPNSWSLNGRGVHIAGNTTDINMDNRVDKRADGVPDIGAYEFEPTSLPPAAIATPALPAPGVTQVFTFGGNEVAQITWNKALKLTSPITVRQYSGRRAPGVNTATPQSAANNMYFYTNIDPSGPGKTYNFDVKVNYMDIWLGTIAQENELKLAHHLAPNPWVVYGGTLSSVNTGSNVISGTGLTSFGNYTGLQNGSIFSSFVTPSGSTVFCYGDTVTLNAIHTSSGGTYSYEWRLNNNTIPGATSDVYKTTQPGDYTVVITEVKNGNTKKAQSIPITVTAVAPPMALVNASGPLTYCTGSNLVLYASTGNGLVYQWALNGVDIAGANSSTYTIKQPGNYSVKVENIGCFTESIVTPVTSGPLVVNLGADTSFCEVKNVPLYLDAGFPGAKYTWNTGDTTRTISPKVSGDYYVTVNGGVNCIDTDTIQVNIDPLPSANGISYVKAGNNYTFSPSGPQNANSYLWLFSDGSSSTNKVVNKNVSDPNLHIRLVMYNNCGSDTITLGFPLNVTNVSGEAAISLYPNPASEQITLNISGDIELNEVSVINAVGQVMYHNTEVKSNEMKLDVSGYTNGHYMLRVTTKDGAMLSKPFNVMK, encoded by the coding sequence ATGAAGCATTTCAACTTTTTAAGACAGGCACTACTGCCTTTGCTAGTTATGCTAGCCGTAGTGATACCTGCTGCCGCTCAGCCTCTGAACGGTACTTACACCGTTTACGGTGCCAGCCCGAACTATACATCACTATCGGCAGCGATTAGTGATCTGAATAGTAAAGGTGTTTCTGGTCCTGTAACGATAAAAGTTCGTCCTGGTACACACACGATGTCGGGGCTTACTATTAATAACATTACAGGAGCAAGTGCTACTAACAGAGTCACAATTGAGTCTGAAAATGGTAGTCACTCAACAACTGTAATTAGAAACACTAGCACGAGTTCTAGTTCGACACAAAACTTTGTATTCCGTTTCAACGGTGCAAAATATGTAACGGTTAAGAATCTAGGTCTTGAAAAAACATCGTCGTCTTATGGTAGATGTGTGGTTTTCGAAGGTGCTTCTCAGTATGATATTGTTGATGGGTGTAGGTTGTACGGTAGTACTTCAAGATCTAGTAGTACTTCAAGATCTCGTGTGTATGCTAACAGTGTAAGCCAAGCTAGCAATAACATAATTACCAATTGTAAAATTGAGTATGGTGCACACGCTATTTACTGGAGAGGTTCTTCTTCTTCTTCTTCAGGTACGTCAGACAATAATGAATTTAGTAATAACGAATGTATACAGAATGGTTACTACGGTATCTATACTTATTATACAGACGGTACTAAAGTTTTAAATAATACGATAAATAATACTTTAAGCAGCTATTTCTATGCTGTATACATGGGTTATGCGTATGGTACTACTCAAGTTAACAACAACAAAGGTTCTTTGACTGGTAAAACTTCAAGCGTATATCCTATTTACATGTATTACTGTGAAGGTAACTCAACTACTAATGTTATGGTAGAAAATAATGAGTTCACAGGTAGCACTAGTAGCTCTGTATATCCTTCTTATAACTATTATTGTAAGTATCTGACTTATAAAGGCAATAAGATTGACCTTTATTCTTCGGGTTTTTACAGCTACGGTTATATATATAGTTCTTACTATGGTAACGATAATACAATTGAAAATAACGATATCAAGAGTAATGTCAACTATTACACTTGGGGTTATTTAAACTACCGTAGTAAAGGCACTAAGATGAACTACAACAAGTTTGATCTTAAGACTAGATCTTACTACACTTATGCTTATAGTGTTTATTATTCAGATGATGCTGAAGCTAAGGGTAATGAGATGAAACTAGATGGTTATCGCGGTTGTTATAACTACTTCCCTTATGGTTGTAGTAACTATGTAGTTGATGGTAACACAATCGATGCTTATAGTCAACTAGGTTCATGCTATGCGGCGTATGCATATAGCTATGGCACTAATAATGGAGTTTTTGCCAACAACATTTTAAAGGCGGAATCTAAGAGTACTAGTTCTTGGAACAGCATATATGGTGCATATTTGTACTATGCTAAAAATGTTAACATTTATAACAATGCTGTTTGGGTAAAAGGTAATGGTAGGCCATATGCACTATATATAGGTTATGCTACAAATACTAACGTACATAACAATACTTTTCATGTAGAGAGTACAAGTAGTAATGGTTATGCAGCATATATTTATAATTATGGTAGTCAATACAGTACAGACTTTAAAAACAATGTATTCTCTAAGTCTAGCAATAATGGTTTTGCTGTATACTCTCGTTTCGATGATAACGTAACAATGGACTATAACTTGTATGCTAAGGCTAGTGGAGGTTTAATTACATTTGCTAATAAAGGTGGTTATAGCTCAATTCAAGCTTTACGTAATGCAACAAATCATGGAGATAACTCATTAACGTATGTTCCTGCATTTATGAACCAGTCTACTGGTGATTTAAGACCTGATCCTAGTGCTCCAGCTTCATGGGCTCTAAATGGTCGTGGTGTACAAGTAGCAGGTAATAATAAAGATATAACTGGTGCTGCTCGTGCTGAAACTACAGTACAAGGTGTGCCTGATTTAGGTGCTTATGAGTTCACTCCTACAGCAACGCCTCCTAACTGTACAGCTATTCCTGCTGCTGCAACTGCTGGTTCTACTCAAACATTCTTGTTTGGTCAAGATACTGTAGCTACAATAGCATGGGCTACAGGTTCTACAGTTCCTTCTACTATTGATATGAAGCAATATACTGGTACTAATCCTCCAGGTATTACTTCTATCAACCCAACACAAATGTTCTATTATGTAGATGCCGGTTTTGGTACTGGTACTCATGATTATAACTTGAACTTGTACTACAAGGATCCAGCAATGGGAACTATTGCTTCTGAAGCAGCTCTTCGTTTAGCAGAGAAAGTGGGTACTAATGCTTGGTCTCCATATTCACCTGCGGTAAGTAATTCTAACACTATACGTAACTATATTAGCACACCGAACTTAACTAAGTCTGGTCTATGGACTGGTATTGACGTGAGTGATAACGCTAGTGCAGACGTGATCATTGATCCTGTTTCTCCTTTCTGTCCTGGTACTTACAACGTTAAATTGCGTGTTAAGAACAGTGGTAACAATAAGATCAACAGTCTAAAAGTTACTTGGCAAGAAAATGGTGTAACTAAAGGAACGATCAATTACAACAATACTATAGATATTAATGGTAGTGCAAATGGTAATGAAGCTATCATACCTTTAGGTAATGTTACTTTTGCTAACAGTACTGTGAACCTAAAAGCCTGGACACATGCTCCAAACAACAAGGTTGACCCTGTGCCAGGTGATGATACATTGACTGCAGAAATGCATGCAGCCCTAGCAGGTAATTATACTATTGGTGGTACTACTCCAAACTATCCTGTTGTATCTGATGCAATTACTGATTTGAATAAATATGGTATTTGTGGTAACGTAAACTTTGATATCCGTCCAGGTACTTATGCTGGTCAATTAGTGCTTGGCAAGGTAAATGGTACGGGTTCTAATGCACGTATTACATTCCAAGCTGAAAACGGTGATAACTCATCTGTTACAGTAACAGCTAGTCCTACTAACTTTAATGATGCATATATCTGGAAATTGGATGATGCAGAATATGTTACTATTAAGAACATAACTGTAACTACATCAAGTTCAAGCTATGGTCGCCTAATCGAGTTTACGGGTGCACCTAAGCATGACAGTATTACAAATTGTAGATTAATTTGTACTTCTAATACTACTTTCTATCATAGTGTTATATATGCAAATAATGTTAAAGGTAAAGATATAACTATACACAATAATGTGATGGAAAAAGGTTACTACTCTATATATTTCTATGGCAATAGTGGTAGTTATACTGATGGTTTAGATATCATAGGTAATGACATCTCAGAGAGTGGTTACATGGGTATGTATATTCCTTATAGTGCATCTAACACTAAGGTGAATTATAATAAGCTATACAACCCTACGACTAATGCTTACTATGGTGTTTACTGGTACATGTACGGTATGCCGGCTGGTGTTAGAGAATTTATTGGTAACAATATCTCAGGTACGTTCAGAGGTTATGGTGTTTACTCTTATTACAATGATGGTACAGCGTCAAATCACTTGAAAGTGATGAACAATACTGTAGCCGTACATAACCCATCTAATAGCAGTAACTATGCTGTTCTTTTCTCTTACAATAAGTATATGGATGTGATCAATAACAGCTTCTATATGAATTCTACTAACAGTAATTCATATGCTGCTTATTTCTATCATTCATCTAGCACTTATCGTGATATTACGGTTAGAAACAACGTATTCGTAGGTAAGGGTAGTTCTAAATCAATCTACTTCTACAGAGTGTCTTCTACTCAGACATATGACTATAACAACTTCTATACAGAGAACGGTAACACATTACTTGTTTACAACGGTTCTGCTAGAAACTCACTAGCTGCTTACCGTTCTGCAAGTGGTCAAGGAGATCACTCATTAACTTATGAGCCTGGATTTATGGGTAATACAGACTTACGTCCGGACCCAGCGAATCCAAACTCTTGGTCTCTTAACGGTCGTGGTGTACATATTGCAGGTAATACTACAGATATCAATATGGATAATCGTGTTGATAAGAGAGCAGATGGTGTTCCGGATATAGGTGCTTACGAATTTGAACCTACATCCCTTCCTCCTGCAGCTATAGCTACTCCTGCTTTGCCTGCTCCGGGTGTTACTCAAGTATTCACTTTTGGCGGAAATGAGGTAGCTCAAATTACATGGAACAAAGCACTTAAATTGACATCTCCTATTACTGTTCGTCAGTACAGTGGTCGTCGTGCTCCAGGTGTTAATACTGCTACTCCTCAATCAGCAGCTAATAACATGTACTTCTATACAAATATTGATCCATCTGGTCCTGGTAAGACTTATAACTTTGATGTTAAGGTGAACTATATGGATATTTGGTTAGGTACAATAGCCCAAGAAAATGAGTTGAAACTAGCACACCATTTAGCACCAAATCCATGGGTAGTTTATGGCGGTACGCTAAGCTCTGTTAACACAGGTTCTAACGTTATTAGCGGTACAGGTTTAACTAGCTTCGGAAACTATACAGGTTTACAGAATGGTTCTATATTCTCTTCTTTTGTTACTCCTTCAGGATCTACAGTATTCTGTTATGGAGACACTGTAACACTTAATGCTATACACACTAGCTCTGGTGGTACTTACTCTTATGAGTGGAGATTGAATAACAATACTATTCCTGGTGCTACTTCAGATGTTTACAAAACAACTCAACCTGGTGACTATACTGTAGTTATCACTGAAGTTAAAAACGGTAATACTAAGAAAGCGCAATCAATTCCTATTACTGTAACTGCTGTAGCGCCTCCTATGGCTCTAGTTAATGCAAGCGGTCCTCTTACATACTGTACTGGTAGCAATCTAGTACTATATGCTAGCACAGGTAACGGTCTTGTATATCAGTGGGCTTTAAATGGTGTTGATATCGCAGGTGCTAATAGTTCAACTTATACTATTAAGCAACCAGGTAACTACTCTGTTAAAGTTGAGAATATCGGTTGTTTCACTGAGTCTATTGTTACTCCGGTTACTAGCGGTCCATTAGTTGTAAATCTTGGTGCAGATACTAGCTTCTGTGAAGTGAAAAATGTACCTCTATATCTTGATGCTGGTTTCCCTGGTGCTAAGTATACTTGGAATACTGGTGATACTACACGTACTATTTCACCTAAAGTTTCTGGTGATTACTATGTAACTGTAAATGGCGGTGTTAACTGTATTGATACGGATACTATCCAAGTTAATATAGATCCACTTCCATCAGCAAATGGTATCTCTTATGTTAAGGCTGGTAACAATTATACATTCAGCCCTAGTGGACCTCAAAATGCTAATAGCTACTTATGGTTATTCAGTGACGGTTCTTCTAGCACTAACAAAGTAGTGAACAAGAATGTATCTGATCCAAACTTACACATCCGTTTAGTGATGTATAACAACTGTGGTTCTGACACTATTACTTTAGGTTTCCCTCTAAATGTAACTAATGTGTCTGGTGAAGCTGCTATCAGCTTGTATCCAAACCCAGCTAGCGAGCAAATCACACTTAATATCAGTGGTGATATCGAGCTAAATGAGGTAAGTGTAATCAATGCAGTTGGTCAGGTAATGTACCACAACACTGAAGTGAAGTCTAATGAGATGAAGCTTGATGTAAGTGGATACACTAACGGTCACTACATGTTGCGTGTTACTACTAAGGATGGTGCAATGTTAAGTAAGCCATTCAATGTAATGAAATAA
- a CDS encoding SdiA-regulated domain-containing protein, producing MRYSKYFMLALLLVACNTNTYTQPLLLKGYDWDNMEKLHLEHKLDEVSGIVYDNRSKSFLAVNDEKGNIYKVSADNYKIRHSIKFAGGGDYEAIGLKANIVFVMNSKGGLWEMELDDDKVRHVGNYEFPFDEKVEFEAMVLSEKGIIYLISKQSALNKVQKKTLFYSFNIRTKEYNKEVAKGVDWLEVKAKGGVDKLHVSGAAVHPFSKKIYIVASIEKLLIILNKDWKVEEVHSLDKKLFKQPEGITFNNEGDLFISNEAKDGRPNIIKIPVKR from the coding sequence ATGAGATATAGTAAATACTTCATGTTAGCACTGCTATTAGTAGCGTGTAATACCAATACATACACACAGCCATTGTTGCTAAAGGGGTATGACTGGGATAATATGGAGAAGTTACATTTAGAACATAAGCTCGATGAGGTGTCAGGAATCGTGTATGATAATAGGTCAAAATCATTCTTAGCTGTAAATGATGAGAAGGGTAATATATACAAGGTAAGTGCAGATAACTATAAAATAAGGCATAGTATAAAGTTTGCTGGTGGTGGTGACTATGAGGCTATAGGGTTGAAAGCCAATATCGTTTTTGTTATGAATAGCAAGGGCGGATTGTGGGAAATGGAACTGGATGATGATAAAGTGCGACATGTGGGAAATTATGAGTTCCCATTTGATGAGAAAGTAGAGTTTGAGGCCATGGTTTTGAGTGAGAAGGGTATTATATATTTGATCAGTAAGCAAAGTGCTCTGAATAAAGTGCAAAAGAAAACGCTTTTTTATTCTTTTAACATTAGGACGAAGGAATACAACAAAGAGGTGGCAAAAGGAGTGGATTGGTTGGAGGTGAAGGCAAAAGGTGGAGTAGATAAATTGCATGTGTCAGGCGCAGCAGTGCATCCCTTCTCTAAGAAGATATATATAGTGGCTTCTATTGAAAAGCTATTAATAATCTTAAATAAGGATTGGAAGGTAGAAGAGGTACATAGCTTAGATAAAAAACTGTTTAAGCAGCCAGAGGGTATCACTTTTAATAATGAAGGTGACCTCTTTATAAGTAATGAAGCCAAAGATGGAAGACCTAATATTATAAAGATACCAGTAAAAAGATAG